A section of the Phaseolus vulgaris cultivar G19833 chromosome 8, P. vulgaris v2.0, whole genome shotgun sequence genome encodes:
- the LOC137824012 gene encoding E3 ubiquitin-protein ligase BRE1-like 2 isoform X1, with translation MENSDHDEPEKKRPHLTSVSSRTSRNSINSPTTNKTADAGVLQFQNQQLVQQIDVQKHALHGLEGKIRELKGKQSSYDDMLIALNQLWTQLVDDMILLGIQAGRGKGKDTLQYLTDIEKPKGSLPLCPAEDIFLCRLIQKDSIKGISDDELTSYVEEALALRQSSTMELLKLLKVIIDDQMERSGGIAQTLHGDLSSEDAITLMTKIDDMIKEEANNLQEVIDTLHAKHNEYTVGIQTSINECLQEKSDIKHLAGELDEIVAELEESRRKLVNLEMQKDTAIGMNSPNADAVNGNLSPENIADRTMGLRELKDSIEEAKIVDADRFSELQEAQEDNQTLTKQFQDLQNELKDDKYIRCSRIYSLANDQLQHWTSELGRYKTLVESLQAGSVHIAKWENELNLKLESADSARQVLDNSDHRIDELELQLQKCIIEKNDIEIKMEEAKQDTGRKDIKSEFHVMASALSKEMGMMEAQLKRWKDAAHEAVSLREKAHSLREVLNMKTSELKSLANKCAEQVLEIKSLKMLTEKLQKENQELEFVLDMYGQENYDKSYSEVRESESKAHSQAEILKNALDEHSLELRVKAANEAEAACEQRLSAAEAEIEDLRAKLDASERGILELTEAIKVKDAEAEAYISEIETIGQAYEDMQTQNQNLLDQVIERDDYNIKLVSDSVKAKQVYNTLLSQKQALAKQLQQLNTSIENSKARIAHSEEQMKAILSEAIKCNQEEKHLAVTLEFARWELADAEKELKLLKSSVSSSEKEYDQIQKDTEAIEMELESERSSRKKLEEELKELNSQIAELTSETGETTIQKLEKEIRICKNMIKCTVCTDRPKEVVIVKCYHLFCNQCIQRNLELRHRKCPACGTAFGQSDVRFVKI, from the exons atgGAAAACTCAGACCACGACGAACCCGAGAAGAAGAGGCCTCATCTCACCTCTGTTTCTTCTCGCACGTCTCGAAACTCCATCAACTCTCCTACCACCAACAAAACC GCTGATGCAGGAGTCTTACAGTTCCAGAATCAgcaacttgttcaacagatagaCGTCCAGAAACATGCTTTGCACGGCCTTGAAGGAAAAATTAGAGAACTAAAAGGAAAGCAAAGTTCTTATGATGACATGTTAATTGCTTTGAACCAACTTTGGACTCAG TTGGTTGACGACATGATTCTTCTTGGAATACAAGCTGGGAGAGGCAAAGGCAAAGACACATTGCAATATTTGACTGACATTGAAAAACCTAAAG GTTCACTTCCTTTATGTCCCGCTGAGGATATATTTCTATGTAGATTAATCCAGAAAGATTCCATTAAAGGAATCAGTGATGACGAGCTCACTAGTTATGTTGAGGAGGCCCTTGCTTTGCGTCAATCATCTACAATGGAGTTGTTGAAACTTCTGAAAGTTATTATTGATGATCAGATGGAAAGATCAGGTGGTATAGCTCAGACTTTACACGGAGATTTATCTTCAGAAG ATGCTATAACCCTAATGACTAAGATTGATGATATGATTAAAGAGGAGGCAAATAATTTACAGGAAGTGATTGATACTCTCCATGCAAAGCATAATGAGTATACTGTTGGTATTCAAACTTCTATCAATGAGTGCTTACAAGAAAAATCTGACATTAAACACCTTGCAG GTGAGCTTGATGAGATTGTGGCTGAACTTGAAGAGAGTAGAAGAAAACTAGTCAATCTAGAAATGCAAAAGGATACAGCAATAGGGATGAATTCCCCCAATGCAGATGCAGTGAATGGAAATCTGTCTCCTGAAAACATTGCGGACAGGACCATGGGTTTGCGTGAGTTGAAGGATTCAATTGAGGAAGCAAAG ATAGTAGATGCTGATCGTTTTTCTGAGCTCCAAGAGGCACAGGAAGACAATCAGACCTTGACAAAGCAATTCCAAGATCTTCAG AATGAACTGAAAGATGATAAGTATATACGCTGTTCGCGAATATACTCTTTAGCTAATGATCAACTTCAACATTGGACATCTGAATTGGGCCGGTATAAAACATTGGTAGAATCCCTTCAG gCTGGCAGTGTTCATATTGCAAAATGGGAGAatgaattaaatttgaaattggaGTCTGCTGATTCTGCAAGGCAGGTCCTTGACAATTCTGACCATAGGATTGATGAACTAGAGCTCCAGTTACAGAAGTGTATTATTGAAAAGAAtgatattgaaattaaaatggAAGAAGCTAAACAGGATACTG GGAGAAAAGATATCAAATCTGAGTTTCATGTTATGGCTTCAGCTTTATCTAAAGAAATGGGAATGATGGAAGCTCAATTGAAGCGATGGAAAGATGCAGCTCACGAGGCTGTATCATTACGGGAGAAAGCACATTCACTAAGAGAAGTGTTGAACATGAAG ACAAGCGAACTAAAGAGCCTTGCAAACAAATGTGCTGAACAGGTTTTGGAAATCAAGTCTTTAAAAATGCTG ACTGAAAAGTTACAGAAAGAGAATCAGGAGTTAGAATTTGTTTTGGATATGTATGGCCAGGAGAATTATGATAAAAG TTATTCAGAAGTTAGAGAATCCGAAAGTAAAGCTCACTCTCAAGCTGAAATACTAAAAAATGCTTTAGATGAGCATAGCCTAGAGTTGAGAGTAAAAGCTGCTAATGAAGCTGAAGCTGCTTGTGAACAAAGGCTTTCGGCTGCTGAAGCTGAAATAGAGGACTTGAGGGCGAAGCTGGATGCATCTGAGAG GGGCATTTTGGAGCTGACTGAGGCTATTAAAGTTAAAGATGCTGAGGCAGAGGCATATATATCTGAAATTGAG ACTATTGGTCAAGCATATGAAGATATGCAGACACAGAACCAAAATCTGTTGGACCAAGTGATTGAGAGGGATGACTATAATATTAAG CTTGTATCAGATAGCGTAAAGGCAAAACAGGTCTACAACACTCTATTGTCCCAGAAGCAGGCCTTAGCTAAACAACTTCAACAACTGAATACTTCAATAGAAAATTCAAAGGCGAGGATTGCACACAGTGAAGAACAG ATGAAAGCCATTTTATCTGAAGCCATTAAGTGTAATCAAGAAGAAAAACACCTTGCGGTGACCCTGGAATTTGCAAGGTGGGAATTGGCAGATGCGGAGAAGGAATTGAAGCTGCTCAAGTCTTCTGTCTCCTCTTCAGAGAAAGAGTACGATCAAATTCAGAAAGACACGGAAGCTATTGAAATGGAATTGGAGAGTGAAag GAGTTCAAGGAAGAAGCTCGAGGAGGAATTAAAGGAATTGAACAGCCAAATTGCTGAGCTGACTTCTGAAACTGGAGAAACCACAATACAAAAACTTGAAAAAGAAATAAGGATATGCAAGAACATGATCAAGTGTACTGTCTGCACTGATCGTCCCAAGGAG GTTGTGATTGTGAAATGCTATCACTTGTTCTGCAATCAATGCATTCAGAGAAATCTAGAGCTTCGGCACCGCAAATGTCCTGCATGTGGAACAGCATTTGGACAGAGTGATGTTCGTTTTGTAAAGATATGA
- the LOC137824012 gene encoding E3 ubiquitin-protein ligase BRE1-like 2 isoform X2, with amino-acid sequence MELLKLLKVIIDDQMERSGGIAQTLHGDLSSEDAITLMTKIDDMIKEEANNLQEVIDTLHAKHNEYTVGIQTSINECLQEKSDIKHLAGELDEIVAELEESRRKLVNLEMQKDTAIGMNSPNADAVNGNLSPENIADRTMGLRELKDSIEEAKIVDADRFSELQEAQEDNQTLTKQFQDLQNELKDDKYIRCSRIYSLANDQLQHWTSELGRYKTLVESLQAGSVHIAKWENELNLKLESADSARQVLDNSDHRIDELELQLQKCIIEKNDIEIKMEEAKQDTGRKDIKSEFHVMASALSKEMGMMEAQLKRWKDAAHEAVSLREKAHSLREVLNMKTSELKSLANKCAEQVLEIKSLKMLTEKLQKENQELEFVLDMYGQENYDKSYSEVRESESKAHSQAEILKNALDEHSLELRVKAANEAEAACEQRLSAAEAEIEDLRAKLDASERGILELTEAIKVKDAEAEAYISEIETIGQAYEDMQTQNQNLLDQVIERDDYNIKLVSDSVKAKQVYNTLLSQKQALAKQLQQLNTSIENSKARIAHSEEQMKAILSEAIKCNQEEKHLAVTLEFARWELADAEKELKLLKSSVSSSEKEYDQIQKDTEAIEMELESERSSRKKLEEELKELNSQIAELTSETGETTIQKLEKEIRICKNMIKCTVCTDRPKEVVIVKCYHLFCNQCIQRNLELRHRKCPACGTAFGQSDVRFVKI; translated from the exons ATGGAGTTGTTGAAACTTCTGAAAGTTATTATTGATGATCAGATGGAAAGATCAGGTGGTATAGCTCAGACTTTACACGGAGATTTATCTTCAGAAG ATGCTATAACCCTAATGACTAAGATTGATGATATGATTAAAGAGGAGGCAAATAATTTACAGGAAGTGATTGATACTCTCCATGCAAAGCATAATGAGTATACTGTTGGTATTCAAACTTCTATCAATGAGTGCTTACAAGAAAAATCTGACATTAAACACCTTGCAG GTGAGCTTGATGAGATTGTGGCTGAACTTGAAGAGAGTAGAAGAAAACTAGTCAATCTAGAAATGCAAAAGGATACAGCAATAGGGATGAATTCCCCCAATGCAGATGCAGTGAATGGAAATCTGTCTCCTGAAAACATTGCGGACAGGACCATGGGTTTGCGTGAGTTGAAGGATTCAATTGAGGAAGCAAAG ATAGTAGATGCTGATCGTTTTTCTGAGCTCCAAGAGGCACAGGAAGACAATCAGACCTTGACAAAGCAATTCCAAGATCTTCAG AATGAACTGAAAGATGATAAGTATATACGCTGTTCGCGAATATACTCTTTAGCTAATGATCAACTTCAACATTGGACATCTGAATTGGGCCGGTATAAAACATTGGTAGAATCCCTTCAG gCTGGCAGTGTTCATATTGCAAAATGGGAGAatgaattaaatttgaaattggaGTCTGCTGATTCTGCAAGGCAGGTCCTTGACAATTCTGACCATAGGATTGATGAACTAGAGCTCCAGTTACAGAAGTGTATTATTGAAAAGAAtgatattgaaattaaaatggAAGAAGCTAAACAGGATACTG GGAGAAAAGATATCAAATCTGAGTTTCATGTTATGGCTTCAGCTTTATCTAAAGAAATGGGAATGATGGAAGCTCAATTGAAGCGATGGAAAGATGCAGCTCACGAGGCTGTATCATTACGGGAGAAAGCACATTCACTAAGAGAAGTGTTGAACATGAAG ACAAGCGAACTAAAGAGCCTTGCAAACAAATGTGCTGAACAGGTTTTGGAAATCAAGTCTTTAAAAATGCTG ACTGAAAAGTTACAGAAAGAGAATCAGGAGTTAGAATTTGTTTTGGATATGTATGGCCAGGAGAATTATGATAAAAG TTATTCAGAAGTTAGAGAATCCGAAAGTAAAGCTCACTCTCAAGCTGAAATACTAAAAAATGCTTTAGATGAGCATAGCCTAGAGTTGAGAGTAAAAGCTGCTAATGAAGCTGAAGCTGCTTGTGAACAAAGGCTTTCGGCTGCTGAAGCTGAAATAGAGGACTTGAGGGCGAAGCTGGATGCATCTGAGAG GGGCATTTTGGAGCTGACTGAGGCTATTAAAGTTAAAGATGCTGAGGCAGAGGCATATATATCTGAAATTGAG ACTATTGGTCAAGCATATGAAGATATGCAGACACAGAACCAAAATCTGTTGGACCAAGTGATTGAGAGGGATGACTATAATATTAAG CTTGTATCAGATAGCGTAAAGGCAAAACAGGTCTACAACACTCTATTGTCCCAGAAGCAGGCCTTAGCTAAACAACTTCAACAACTGAATACTTCAATAGAAAATTCAAAGGCGAGGATTGCACACAGTGAAGAACAG ATGAAAGCCATTTTATCTGAAGCCATTAAGTGTAATCAAGAAGAAAAACACCTTGCGGTGACCCTGGAATTTGCAAGGTGGGAATTGGCAGATGCGGAGAAGGAATTGAAGCTGCTCAAGTCTTCTGTCTCCTCTTCAGAGAAAGAGTACGATCAAATTCAGAAAGACACGGAAGCTATTGAAATGGAATTGGAGAGTGAAag GAGTTCAAGGAAGAAGCTCGAGGAGGAATTAAAGGAATTGAACAGCCAAATTGCTGAGCTGACTTCTGAAACTGGAGAAACCACAATACAAAAACTTGAAAAAGAAATAAGGATATGCAAGAACATGATCAAGTGTACTGTCTGCACTGATCGTCCCAAGGAG GTTGTGATTGTGAAATGCTATCACTTGTTCTGCAATCAATGCATTCAGAGAAATCTAGAGCTTCGGCACCGCAAATGTCCTGCATGTGGAACAGCATTTGGACAGAGTGATGTTCGTTTTGTAAAGATATGA